The following DNA comes from Candidatus Nezhaarchaeota archaeon.
ATCCGTACCCTGAAACTTCGTCTACCACCTCGCCCACCCTCAGTACTAGCTTAATCCTACAGCCCTCGAGCCTAGCTAGTTCCTTAAACCTAGCAGGGAGGTCTGCAGCGGCTCTAGTCGAAGCCACAGCCACCACACAATCCCCGCGCAGCGTTAAATCTAGGTCTTTTGTTACTTCTATCGTAGAGGAGTGCGATGCCCTAACGTTTACATGCCCCCTAGCTTCAAACTCAAACACGTATTTCAAGGCGTGGAGTTTTAAGGGAGGGCTCGTTAAATAAGTTTGGTGGCCTCGTGAACTTCGATAAGATGAGGGAGGAGGCTGTCAGAAGGCTCATAGTAGCCGGAGTGATTAAGAGGGAGGAAGTCGCTAAGGCTATGCTAAAAGTCCCAAGGGAGGAGTTCATACCGTCTAAGTACCGAGACCTTGCCTATGTAGATAGCCCAATACCAATAGGATATGGGCAGACAACGAGTGCTCTACATATG
Coding sequences within:
- a CDS encoding DUF371 domain-containing protein, whose amino-acid sequence is MFEFEARGHVNVRASHSSTIEVTKDLDLTLRGDCVVAVASTRAAADLPARFKELARLEGCRIKLVLRVGEVVDEVSGYGSPLLTFLDDRSMVFRRSKYICPRTIMIRADKAARHLSRRLIERLRDPSAVVKLKLEACF